A window of Christiangramia forsetii KT0803 contains these coding sequences:
- a CDS encoding formyltransferase family protein, protein MKNYIVLSEKVWHEEIYFKLKNNFPEFKWTLIKERNDFSYEELKKLEPEKIFIPHWSYIIPAKIFENFECVVFHMTDLPYGRGGSPLQNLIVRGHTHTKISALKVEEGLDTGPIYLKKDLQLLGTAQEIFIRTTTIVEKMIGEIIENDLSPIKQDGEIVEFKRRKPKDGNMADLQQVLEIYDHIRMLDCDGYPLAYIESEHFRFEFSRASLQSKKEIIADVRIIKK, encoded by the coding sequence ATGAAAAATTACATTGTTCTTTCTGAAAAAGTTTGGCATGAAGAAATTTATTTTAAACTAAAAAACAATTTTCCGGAATTTAAATGGACTTTAATTAAAGAGAGAAATGACTTTTCCTACGAAGAGTTAAAGAAATTAGAACCTGAAAAAATATTTATACCGCATTGGTCATATATCATTCCGGCTAAGATTTTTGAAAATTTTGAGTGTGTAGTTTTCCATATGACAGATCTTCCATATGGCAGAGGCGGAAGTCCTCTTCAGAACTTAATAGTTAGAGGGCATACCCATACAAAGATTTCTGCTTTGAAAGTTGAAGAAGGACTTGATACAGGTCCTATATATTTGAAAAAGGATTTACAATTATTAGGTACCGCTCAGGAAATTTTTATAAGAACTACCACTATTGTGGAAAAAATGATTGGTGAAATTATAGAGAATGATTTAAGTCCAATAAAGCAAGATGGTGAAATAGTGGAATTCAAGCGGCGTAAACCCAAAGACGGGAATATGGCGGATCTCCAACAGGTTTTAGAAATTTATGATCATATAAGGATGCTTGATTGCGATGGATATCCTCTTGCATATATCGAATCTGAACATTTTCGCTTTGAATTTTCACGAGCTTCATTACAATCCAAAAAAGAAATTATAGCAGATGTTAGAATCATTAAGAAATAA
- a CDS encoding GNAT family N-acetyltransferase, with the protein MLQNLRSINDQDCTLLFKWVNDEEVRKNSLDSQKIKWEEHKLWFNNKLNSSRCEIFIFENDNLPVGQIRYDKNTNGIWDIDYSIDKEYRGLGFGKRMVELSLSSVSGVKRAVVQRKNIASCKVFEKLGFEMDKKNDEIIEFLYK; encoded by the coding sequence ATGTTACAAAACTTAAGGTCGATAAATGATCAGGATTGCACTTTGTTATTCAAATGGGTGAATGACGAAGAAGTCCGAAAGAACTCATTAGATAGTCAAAAAATAAAATGGGAGGAGCATAAATTATGGTTTAATAATAAACTTAATAGTTCACGTTGTGAAATTTTTATCTTTGAAAATGATAATTTACCTGTTGGACAAATTCGATACGATAAAAATACCAATGGAATTTGGGACATAGATTATTCAATTGATAAAGAATATAGAGGCTTGGGTTTCGGTAAAAGAATGGTTGAATTAAGTTTAAGTAGTGTATCAGGTGTGAAGAGGGCGGTGGTACAACGAAAAAATATTGCATCCTGTAAGGTTTTTGAAAAGTTGGGATTTGAGATGGACAAAAAAAATGATGAAATAATTGAATTCCTTTACAAATGA
- a CDS encoding MaoC family dehydratase produces the protein MEFKVGDRASLSKRFSEHDVLSFSSTSGDENPIHFDENYASKSRFGQRIVQGPMVISLVGGILGSKLPGPGTIYLSQETSFKQPVFIDQKVTAWVEVIHIREDKPIITLRTWVENDEKDIVIEGKAVAFFLKEIK, from the coding sequence ATGGAATTTAAAGTCGGGGACAGAGCCTCTTTATCTAAAAGATTTTCAGAACATGATGTTTTGAGTTTTTCATCTACCTCTGGGGATGAGAACCCAATACACTTTGATGAAAATTATGCCTCAAAAAGTAGATTTGGGCAGAGAATTGTGCAGGGGCCTATGGTGATTTCTCTTGTTGGGGGAATACTGGGCAGCAAACTTCCAGGGCCAGGAACCATCTATTTGAGCCAGGAGACATCGTTTAAACAACCTGTGTTTATAGACCAAAAAGTAACTGCATGGGTGGAAGTGATTCATATCAGAGAGGATAAACCTATAATAACATTGAGGACCTGGGTGGAGAACGATGAAAAAGATATTGTGATAGAGGGAAAAGCTGTTGCTTTTTTTTTAAAGGAGATTAAATAA
- the pseH gene encoding UDP-4-amino-4,6-dideoxy-N-acetyl-beta-L-altrosamine N-acetyltransferase codes for MNDVNFIEINEDDLETIRTWRNSSEVSKYMYTDNLISSDQQESWFKKISLEKNSRYWIIEYQGRKLGLVYIIDIDTYNSKCFWGFYLGDTSIRGEGIGKKVEFNLLNYVFEDLKLNKLCGEVLSFNIRVLEMHSKFGFKKEGLLKQHVKKNGEFVDVITIGLLKDEWRDIKDEIYRKIYQTV; via the coding sequence ATGAATGATGTAAATTTTATTGAAATAAATGAAGACGACCTTGAAACAATCAGAACGTGGAGAAATTCCTCTGAGGTAAGTAAATATATGTATACTGATAATCTAATATCCTCAGACCAGCAAGAGAGTTGGTTTAAAAAGATATCTCTAGAAAAAAATAGTAGGTACTGGATAATTGAGTATCAGGGAAGAAAACTTGGATTGGTATATATTATTGATATTGATACATATAATAGTAAATGTTTTTGGGGTTTTTATCTTGGAGATACTTCAATAAGGGGTGAAGGAATTGGTAAAAAAGTAGAATTTAACCTGCTTAATTATGTATTTGAAGACTTAAAATTGAATAAACTGTGCGGAGAAGTGCTCAGTTTTAATATTAGAGTTCTTGAAATGCATTCCAAGTTTGGTTTTAAAAAAGAAGGGCTTCTAAAACAACATGTTAAAAAAAATGGTGAATTTGTAGACGTAATAACTATTGGCCTTTTAAAAGATGAATGGAGGGATATTAAAGATGAGATCTACCGCAAAATTTATCAAACGGTATGA
- the pseG gene encoding UDP-2,4-diacetamido-2,4,6-trideoxy-beta-L-altropyranose hydrolase produces the protein MKDKIYIRADGSPEIGLGHIIRCFALAKMLKGSFNIHFVTRSIPKIIETTFVVEGFSVSRISEEEEFFNFLNGDEIVVLDHYELDSTYQKRVKEIGSKLVCIDDLHDKVFFADLIINHSPGISPKDYLAQPYTKFALGPGYALLRPAFLEATKDNKKIDEIKHVLICFGGSDFKNLTKSVLEIVAENDMMERISVILGSAYTHHESLNDIEKKNPKIKISSSLNENEMLSEIKKADLAIIPSSGILLEVLAGGAIPLICYYAENQQRLFNYFKYRDLLPSFDANKFDGKELSTVIADIQNNKIKIEEIPFRKELRNAAKNNLKKFKKLVNE, from the coding sequence ATGAAAGATAAAATATATATAAGAGCAGATGGAAGTCCGGAAATTGGCTTAGGTCACATTATCAGGTGCTTTGCATTGGCCAAAATGCTCAAAGGCTCTTTTAATATACATTTCGTTACGAGATCCATTCCAAAAATTATCGAGACCACTTTCGTAGTTGAAGGATTTTCAGTGTCAAGAATTTCAGAAGAAGAAGAATTTTTCAATTTTCTGAACGGTGATGAAATTGTAGTGCTAGATCACTACGAATTAGATTCTACTTATCAAAAGAGAGTAAAAGAAATTGGAAGTAAATTGGTTTGTATAGATGACCTGCATGACAAAGTATTTTTTGCAGATTTAATAATCAATCATTCACCAGGTATTTCTCCAAAAGATTATCTAGCACAGCCATACACGAAATTTGCATTAGGCCCCGGGTATGCCTTGCTACGACCAGCTTTTCTCGAGGCTACCAAGGATAATAAAAAAATCGATGAAATCAAGCATGTATTAATTTGCTTTGGGGGTTCAGATTTTAAAAATCTCACAAAATCTGTTTTGGAAATAGTAGCTGAAAATGATATGATGGAAAGAATCTCGGTAATATTAGGCTCTGCTTATACTCACCATGAATCATTGAACGATATAGAAAAAAAGAACCCTAAAATTAAAATTTCATCTTCATTGAATGAGAATGAAATGCTTTCTGAAATTAAGAAAGCAGATCTCGCCATTATACCTTCCAGCGGTATATTACTTGAAGTTCTTGCAGGAGGCGCGATTCCGTTAATTTGTTATTATGCCGAAAATCAACAAAGATTATTTAATTATTTCAAGTATAGAGATTTGTTGCCGTCGTTTGATGCTAATAAATTCGATGGAAAAGAATTGAGTACTGTCATAGCAGACATCCAAAACAATAAAATTAAAATAGAAGAAATACCATTTCGTAAGGAATTAAGAAATGCTGCTAAGAACAATTTAAAAAAATTTAAAAAATTGGTCAATGAATGA
- a CDS encoding cytidylyltransferase domain-containing protein, whose protein sequence is MDNLVNRRIIAVIPARGGSKRIPKKNIIDIGGKPMIAWTIEAALKSKYIDRVLVSTDDVEIAEVAKKYGADVPFLRDSNSDDHSPISLATIRAVSQWEEGSYGKPEIVVQLMANCPLRDSADIDEAIEIFIKKGKEYQISCFKYGWMNPWWAHNLDANNIATPIFDSEERIKRSQDQPDLYCPTGAIWIANRDSLFETNSFYGPEYSFYPMHWKKAIDIDEYEDLEMAEYFLNLNER, encoded by the coding sequence ATGGACAATTTGGTAAATAGAAGAATTATTGCTGTAATACCGGCAAGGGGAGGTTCTAAAAGAATACCTAAAAAGAATATTATAGACATTGGCGGCAAACCAATGATTGCCTGGACTATAGAAGCGGCCCTGAAATCTAAATATATTGATCGTGTACTCGTAAGTACAGACGATGTAGAAATCGCTGAAGTAGCAAAGAAATATGGTGCCGATGTGCCGTTTTTACGAGATTCTAATTCAGATGATCACTCTCCTATAAGCCTTGCAACTATTAGGGCGGTGAGCCAGTGGGAAGAAGGAAGTTATGGAAAACCAGAAATTGTAGTTCAATTAATGGCGAATTGCCCTTTAAGAGATAGTGCGGACATAGATGAGGCAATTGAAATTTTCATTAAGAAAGGCAAGGAATATCAGATCAGTTGTTTTAAGTATGGATGGATGAATCCATGGTGGGCTCATAATTTGGATGCAAATAATATTGCAACCCCCATATTTGATAGCGAAGAAAGAATAAAAAGATCACAGGATCAGCCAGACCTTTATTGTCCTACCGGGGCGATTTGGATTGCTAATCGAGATAGTCTTTTTGAAACAAATAGTTTTTATGGTCCGGAATACAGCTTCTATCCCATGCATTGGAAAAAAGCAATTGATATAGATGAGTATGAGGATTTGGAAATGGCAGAATATTTTTTGAATCTGAATGAAAGATAA
- a CDS encoding SDR family oxidoreductase encodes MKNILITGGSGKVGFQLVRHFLGNGYKVITTSTNRERFLDKKHSELSGYNLENFKVIEVDFSENSALNLIRTFIQSNKIVLTHVIHNARSLRFLKLENDKTISAENFSGELFMDVVFPYRLSMELINNASHKIENIIFISSMYGVVAPTPSLYDNFEESSAVHYGVSKAAQIHLTKELAVRLAPEIRVNCVSFGGIKGRTDKDFESRYKNLTPQQKMLEEEDVIGPVDFLVSDNSNNMTGQNIKVDGGWTIW; translated from the coding sequence ATGAAAAATATTTTAATTACGGGGGGGAGTGGTAAAGTAGGTTTTCAACTTGTCAGGCATTTTTTGGGCAATGGGTACAAGGTGATCACTACATCTACTAACCGAGAACGTTTTTTAGATAAAAAACATTCAGAATTATCGGGATATAACCTCGAGAATTTTAAAGTGATTGAAGTTGACTTTTCAGAGAACAGCGCTTTAAATTTAATTAGAACATTTATTCAATCCAACAAAATAGTCTTAACACATGTCATCCATAATGCCCGATCACTTAGGTTCTTAAAATTAGAAAACGATAAAACTATTTCTGCGGAAAATTTTTCCGGAGAATTATTTATGGATGTTGTTTTTCCATATCGGCTATCTATGGAATTGATTAATAATGCGTCTCATAAAATTGAGAATATAATTTTTATATCGTCCATGTATGGCGTAGTTGCTCCCACCCCATCCTTGTATGATAATTTTGAAGAATCATCTGCTGTGCATTACGGGGTTTCTAAAGCAGCCCAAATTCACCTAACCAAAGAATTGGCAGTTCGTTTAGCTCCCGAAATTAGGGTTAATTGTGTTAGTTTTGGAGGGATAAAAGGTAGGACGGATAAGGATTTTGAAAGCCGCTACAAAAATTTAACACCACAGCAAAAGATGCTGGAGGAGGAAGATGTAATAGGACCTGTTGATTTTTTGGTTTCTGATAATTCCAATAATATGACCGGGCAAAATATAAAAGTTGACGGAGGATGGACAATTTGGTAA
- a CDS encoding Gfo/Idh/MocA family oxidoreductase, whose amino-acid sequence MAKKLKIGVVGMSDGNGHPYSWSAIFNGFDKEKMEDCPFPAIPEYLAKQKFPEASLGNFGKVTHIWTQDIATSKHIAAAAKIEIVVENLEDMVGEVDAVLLARDDAENHYKMALPFLKSGIPIFIDKPLALSVFEANKILDVQQFEDQVFSCSSIRFAEELNLTDQEKDSIGEIVHVEAAIPKKWDTYAIHLIEPIVSRLPERGELLNVKSIHNQHLSSCMIEWKNTTAYIKVTGNIPIPIKLSFYGLKGVIEKDFRDSYACFKSSLKKFVNLVNGIESNINREETLEIIQILEKGKR is encoded by the coding sequence ATGGCCAAAAAACTAAAAATAGGCGTTGTTGGTATGAGCGATGGGAATGGGCATCCTTATTCCTGGAGCGCCATATTTAATGGCTTTGATAAAGAAAAAATGGAGGATTGCCCTTTTCCTGCAATTCCTGAATATTTAGCGAAACAAAAATTTCCAGAAGCTAGTTTGGGGAACTTCGGTAAAGTCACCCATATTTGGACTCAGGATATAGCCACTTCAAAACATATTGCGGCAGCTGCGAAAATTGAAATTGTAGTAGAAAATCTTGAGGATATGGTCGGGGAAGTAGATGCTGTTCTATTAGCCAGGGATGATGCCGAAAATCACTATAAAATGGCTTTGCCATTTTTGAAATCCGGAATTCCTATTTTCATTGATAAGCCTTTGGCTTTATCTGTATTTGAAGCTAACAAAATTTTAGATGTACAGCAGTTTGAAGATCAGGTTTTTTCCTGTTCTTCTATTCGCTTTGCTGAGGAACTAAATTTGACAGACCAGGAAAAGGACAGTATTGGAGAAATAGTTCATGTAGAAGCAGCTATACCAAAAAAATGGGATACCTACGCTATACATTTAATAGAACCGATTGTTTCCCGTCTGCCTGAAAGAGGCGAACTACTTAATGTTAAGAGTATCCATAATCAACATCTTTCCAGTTGTATGATTGAATGGAAAAATACTACTGCGTATATTAAAGTTACCGGTAATATACCAATTCCTATAAAATTGTCATTTTATGGCTTAAAGGGTGTGATAGAAAAAGATTTTAGGGACTCTTATGCATGTTTTAAAAGTTCGCTTAAGAAATTTGTGAACTTAGTAAATGGAATTGAGAGTAATATCAACAGGGAGGAGACACTCGAAATAATTCAAATTTTAGAAAAAGGTAAAAGATGA
- a CDS encoding aldo/keto reductase, with the protein MKLIKKLGLGTVQFGLPYGISNKTGQTSSMEVKEILNTAKAYNIEVLDSASAYGNSENVLGQNDLSPFQMVSKFMPASMESISIQLETSLEKLGLEKLHGYLAHRPMDFLENPSQWDELLEFKSKSKVDKIGFSLNEPKELVLLIDKGFIPDLVQVPYNYFDRRFEILLKDLKKEGCEIHTRSAFLQGLFFMNPNKLDNFFDEVKRPLSQLQKKEFLNGALLKFAVQQPFIDKIIIGVETNKQLIENLTNLELASQLPELQYKINDNILIPSRWPKN; encoded by the coding sequence ATGAAGTTGATTAAAAAGCTAGGTTTAGGAACAGTTCAGTTTGGACTTCCTTATGGTATTTCTAATAAAACCGGACAAACCAGCTCTATGGAAGTCAAAGAGATTTTAAATACAGCTAAAGCTTATAATATAGAAGTTTTGGATTCGGCGAGTGCTTATGGAAATTCCGAAAATGTTTTGGGTCAAAATGATTTATCTCCATTTCAAATGGTATCCAAATTTATGCCAGCCAGTATGGAATCTATTTCCATACAACTCGAGACAAGCTTAGAAAAACTCGGACTTGAAAAGTTACATGGGTACCTTGCTCACCGCCCAATGGATTTCTTGGAAAACCCTTCACAATGGGATGAATTATTGGAATTCAAAAGTAAATCTAAAGTGGATAAAATTGGGTTCTCTTTAAACGAACCAAAGGAGCTGGTACTCCTAATTGATAAAGGCTTTATACCAGATCTTGTTCAGGTTCCGTATAATTATTTTGACAGGAGATTTGAAATTCTTTTAAAAGATCTTAAAAAAGAAGGTTGCGAAATTCATACGCGATCAGCTTTTTTACAAGGCTTATTTTTCATGAATCCAAATAAGTTAGACAATTTTTTTGATGAAGTAAAGCGGCCCTTAAGCCAGTTACAAAAAAAAGAATTTTTAAATGGAGCTCTCTTAAAATTTGCCGTGCAACAACCATTTATAGATAAAATTATCATTGGTGTTGAGACTAATAAGCAGTTAATTGAAAATCTAACAAACTTGGAATTAGCTTCACAACTTCCAGAGTTACAATATAAAATAAATGATAATATTTTAATTCCATCCCGATGGCCAAAAAACTAA
- the pseC gene encoding UDP-4-amino-4,6-dideoxy-N-acetyl-beta-L-altrosamine transaminase, whose translation MNQPIPYGRQNITEEDIEVVIETLKSDYLTQGPKIAEFEESFAAYVDSRYAVAVSNGTAALHLCAMSLNIQSGDKVITTPITFAASANCIRYCGGEVVFADINPETYLLDIDKVRDLLESAPKGTYKGLIPVDFAGRAVNLEEFRNLAEEYNLWIIEDSCHAPGGYFVDSNGNKQLCGNGQFADLAIFSFHPVKHIACGEGGMITTNDKKLYEKLLKLRTHGITKSEEIFENSIEFAGGASGNSTFPNWYMEMQELGYNYRLTDFQAALGTSQLKRADEGLEKRRMLAARYDQAFADKKFAKGQSGVIEGHAYHLYVLEVDDRLGLYNYLRENKIFAQIHYIPCHLMPYYRELGWREGDLAQSEEYYRNCISLPMYPTLEKNEQDFVIDHINNFYEVD comes from the coding sequence ATGAATCAACCAATTCCATACGGCCGCCAAAATATCACAGAAGAAGATATTGAAGTTGTAATTGAAACTCTGAAATCAGATTATCTTACTCAAGGTCCAAAAATAGCAGAATTTGAGGAATCTTTTGCTGCTTATGTAGACAGCAGATATGCGGTAGCGGTCTCCAATGGTACTGCAGCACTTCACCTTTGTGCGATGTCTTTAAATATACAATCAGGGGATAAAGTTATAACTACACCAATAACATTCGCTGCTTCGGCAAATTGCATAAGATATTGTGGAGGAGAGGTGGTATTTGCAGATATAAACCCAGAGACTTATCTATTAGATATTGATAAAGTGAGAGATTTATTAGAAAGTGCCCCGAAGGGAACTTATAAAGGTCTAATACCTGTAGACTTCGCGGGTAGAGCGGTAAATCTAGAAGAATTTAGAAATCTTGCTGAAGAATATAATTTATGGATTATTGAAGATTCATGTCATGCACCTGGAGGATACTTTGTAGATTCTAATGGCAATAAACAATTATGTGGTAATGGGCAATTTGCAGATTTAGCTATTTTTTCATTTCATCCTGTAAAACATATTGCATGCGGAGAAGGCGGCATGATTACCACCAATGACAAAAAGCTCTATGAGAAACTTCTGAAATTACGAACCCACGGGATTACCAAAAGTGAAGAAATTTTTGAGAATTCTATAGAATTCGCAGGAGGGGCTTCCGGGAATAGTACATTTCCAAATTGGTATATGGAAATGCAGGAATTGGGATATAATTATAGATTAACAGATTTTCAGGCAGCTTTGGGAACTAGCCAATTAAAAAGAGCTGACGAGGGACTTGAGAAACGAAGAATGCTCGCTGCAAGATATGATCAAGCCTTTGCTGACAAAAAATTTGCGAAGGGGCAGTCTGGAGTTATTGAGGGACATGCATATCATTTGTACGTGCTCGAAGTAGATGATAGGCTGGGCTTATATAATTACTTGCGGGAAAATAAGATTTTTGCGCAGATTCACTATATCCCATGTCATTTAATGCCTTACTATCGTGAACTGGGTTGGCGAGAAGGAGATTTGGCACAATCGGAAGAGTATTATCGTAATTGTATAAGTTTACCTATGTATCCAACTCTGGAAAAGAATGAACAGGATTTTGTGATAGATCACATTAACAATTTTTATGAAGTTGATTAA
- the pseB gene encoding UDP-N-acetylglucosamine 4,6-dehydratase (inverting), whose amino-acid sequence MFDLTGKSILITGGTGSLGKALTAHILGKHSNLKKLVIFSRDEQKQFEMAQDYPVEKYPQIRFFIGDVRDEARVNRALKGIDYVIHAAAMKHVPIAEYNPMECVKTNIMGAENIINASLETSVERVVALSTDKAAAPINLYGATKLASDKLFVAANNITGWNPIKFSVVRYGNVMGSNGSVIPFFLKKRNEGVLPITDPTMTRFNISLQGGVDMVMHALEHAWGGEIFVPKIPSYKITDIAEAIGPDCDKPVVGIRPGEKIHEEMITDSDSYYTYDLGKYYTILPATHKWKLEDFIEKFNAKKVAPGFQYNSGENDEWESVEDLRDLIKEHVDPTFEV is encoded by the coding sequence ATGTTTGATTTAACTGGTAAATCTATTTTAATAACCGGCGGAACAGGATCCTTAGGAAAAGCCTTAACCGCTCATATTCTTGGCAAACATTCGAATCTCAAAAAGCTAGTTATTTTTTCTCGCGATGAACAAAAACAATTTGAGATGGCACAGGATTATCCTGTTGAAAAGTATCCGCAAATAAGATTTTTTATAGGTGATGTTAGAGATGAAGCCAGGGTTAATAGGGCTTTAAAAGGTATTGATTATGTGATTCATGCAGCTGCTATGAAACATGTGCCCATAGCTGAATACAATCCTATGGAATGTGTTAAGACAAATATTATGGGAGCTGAAAACATAATCAATGCATCTCTGGAAACCAGTGTCGAACGTGTAGTAGCACTTTCAACAGATAAAGCTGCGGCACCTATTAATTTATATGGTGCTACTAAATTAGCTTCAGATAAATTGTTTGTAGCTGCCAATAATATAACAGGCTGGAATCCCATTAAATTTTCAGTTGTACGATATGGTAATGTAATGGGATCTAATGGTTCAGTAATCCCGTTTTTTCTCAAAAAAAGAAATGAGGGTGTATTACCAATTACTGATCCTACAATGACCAGATTCAATATTTCACTTCAGGGTGGAGTGGATATGGTAATGCATGCATTGGAACATGCCTGGGGTGGTGAAATTTTTGTTCCGAAAATTCCTTCTTATAAAATTACTGATATTGCCGAAGCTATAGGTCCAGATTGTGATAAACCGGTTGTAGGTATTCGTCCGGGAGAGAAAATTCACGAAGAAATGATAACCGATTCCGATTCTTATTACACATATGATTTAGGTAAATATTACACAATTCTTCCGGCTACTCATAAGTGGAAATTAGAGGATTTTATCGAGAAATTCAATGCGAAGAAAGTAGCACCAGGTTTTCAATATAATTCGGGAGAAAATGATGAATGGGAATCCGTAGAGGATCTCAGAGATTTAATAAAAGAACATGTAGACCCAACATTTGAAGTATAA
- a CDS encoding ABC transporter ATP-binding protein: MVLIKKIIRKYFTSFAYFYSYLGYRVFILVGLSIFVGILDGFGLTMFLPLLQMVNNSSEVDPEALGKLQFIVDFINDIGFDLNLVSILAFMAIFFLAKGLVQYASGIYSVNVREWFIKNLRLNNITWLNNLRYKYFVMSDVGRIQNTLTGEVDRVAASYFNYFKALEFGVLVFVYMAFAFRIDSQFAILVTVGGVLTNFLYKSLYKNTKNISRTLTGENNVFQSLVIQNVANYKYLKATGSLESYGNKLRESVNKIKKSNKQIGKLDALLFAGKEPILIFVLVTVIYIQTSFFGSDLGPILISLIFFYRALTNLMQMQTRWNKFLAVSGSLENMTAFGEELKGNKERRGALKLEPPIEKMELSNVDFHYKNTPILRDISLNIKKHESIAFVGESGSGKTTLVNIIAGLLPIDSGKYILNGEDMEKIDNRSIQKKVGYITQDPVIFNDTVFNNISFWDDDNKSNKERFWLAVKQASILNFINELPDGENTILENNGVNLSGGQRQRISIARELYKNVEILILDEATSALDSETEKAIQENIDELKGDYTILIVAHRIATIKNADRIVVMKKGKISNVNTFSNLIDESPYFKKLVELQEI; the protein is encoded by the coding sequence GTGGTTTTGATAAAAAAAATTATTAGGAAGTATTTTACCAGTTTCGCATATTTTTATTCCTATTTGGGATATAGGGTTTTTATCTTAGTTGGGCTAAGCATATTCGTAGGTATTTTAGATGGTTTTGGTTTGACTATGTTCCTTCCTCTGCTTCAAATGGTTAATAATTCTTCTGAAGTAGATCCTGAAGCTTTAGGAAAACTACAATTCATAGTTGATTTTATCAACGATATTGGTTTTGATCTAAATCTGGTTTCTATACTAGCTTTTATGGCAATTTTCTTTTTGGCGAAAGGTTTGGTTCAGTATGCTTCTGGTATTTATTCAGTAAATGTTCGAGAATGGTTTATAAAAAATCTAAGATTAAATAATATTACTTGGTTGAATAACTTACGTTACAAATATTTTGTAATGTCTGATGTTGGTAGAATCCAGAATACTTTGACTGGAGAAGTAGACAGAGTAGCAGCTTCCTATTTCAATTATTTTAAGGCTTTGGAGTTTGGAGTTTTAGTGTTTGTATACATGGCCTTTGCTTTTAGAATTGATTCCCAATTTGCGATTTTGGTTACGGTAGGAGGTGTTTTAACTAATTTTCTATATAAATCCTTATATAAGAACACAAAAAATATTTCCAGGACCCTTACCGGTGAAAATAATGTATTTCAGAGCCTGGTGATCCAGAATGTAGCGAACTATAAATATTTGAAGGCTACAGGTTCTCTGGAATCTTATGGTAATAAATTGAGAGAGTCTGTAAATAAAATTAAAAAGAGTAATAAGCAGATTGGAAAATTGGATGCATTGTTATTTGCCGGAAAAGAGCCGATTTTAATATTCGTCTTAGTTACTGTAATTTACATTCAAACCTCTTTTTTTGGATCAGATCTTGGGCCTATTTTAATTAGTTTAATATTTTTTTACAGAGCATTAACCAATTTGATGCAAATGCAGACAAGGTGGAACAAGTTTTTAGCCGTTTCAGGATCCCTGGAAAATATGACAGCATTTGGAGAAGAACTTAAAGGAAACAAAGAAAGGAGAGGAGCACTCAAGCTTGAGCCACCCATTGAGAAAATGGAATTGTCTAATGTAGATTTTCACTATAAAAACACTCCCATTTTAAGGGATATCTCATTAAACATAAAAAAGCATGAAAGTATTGCTTTTGTAGGAGAAAGCGGTAGCGGGAAAACAACGCTGGTCAATATAATCGCAGGATTGCTGCCTATAGATAGTGGGAAATATATCCTTAATGGTGAAGACATGGAAAAAATTGATAATCGAAGTATCCAGAAAAAAGTTGGATATATTACCCAGGATCCTGTAATCTTCAATGATACTGTCTTTAACAATATTAGCTTTTGGGATGATGATAATAAGTCTAATAAAGAACGTTTTTGGCTGGCTGTAAAACAAGCATCTATCCTAAATTTTATTAACGAACTTCCAGATGGGGAGAATACTATATTGGAAAATAACGGGGTTAATCTTAGTGGTGGGCAACGTCAAAGAATTTCAATCGCTCGTGAATTATACAAGAATGTTGAAATTTTAATATTGGATGAAGCTACTTCAGCATTAGATTCAGAAACTGAAAAAGCTATTCAGGAAAATATTGATGAACTTAAAGGAGACTATACTATTTTAATCGTAGCTCATAGAATAGCGACAATTAAAAATGCAGATCGAATCGTAGTAATGAAGAAAGGGAAAATATCAAATGTAAATACATTTTCCAATCTAATTGACGAATCTCCTTATTTCAAGAAATTGGTTGAACTGCAAGAAATTTAA